A stretch of DNA from Natrinema halophilum:
CCACACGCCGACGTTCGACATCGACGAAGAAAGCCTCGAGATCGGCGTGTCGCTGCTCTCGGAGACGATGATCGAACTTTCCCGGCGGCGGCCGTAGTACCGTCCGTTTACGGCGGCCCACTCGTCCGAACTGTCAGTCGATGATCACGGTCGACGGATGGTAAACCACGGTCGATGGATGGTAAACGTTAATTTACGCGCACGCACTGTATTACTCTATGAGCCAGGACGATGTGCCGGAGTCGCTCAAGACAGCGGCGGACTCGGACCGTCCGCGCGGTATTCTTACTCCCTCCGACCGCGACTTCTTGCTCGGGCGCAAGACCGACTACACCGACCACTCGAAGAAACAGAAGCGAAACCGAATTCGGCGCCGGGTTCGGAACGCGATTCTCGACTTCAGTATCCTCTTCGAATACATGGAAGAGCGTGATCGAGAGACGGTCTTCGATCCGAACGACGACGAACGAGACGCGTACACGCAGGGAATCACCGACATGCTGGCGTTTCTCCATCTCGGGACGATGGGCTACTATACCCCGTTCAAGGATATGCTCTCGGAGGGGGTCGGGAAGGCAGAACAGCGCCTCGCGGGCTCGAACTACCGGATGGTCAACGTCGAATTCAACGTCGAGCCCGTCGGCCAGATCAACGTCGACGAAGTCATCGAGAAACTCGAAAACGAGGAGTTCGCCCAGCTCACCGACGAGGAACTCCGCGCATTCGTCCGGTTGCTGACGATGTCCGACGCGTTTTCTCCGGAGGATACCCGCGAAGAGATCAAGGATCGCGTCGACGAGTTTGCCGACCGAGTGACCGAGAGTGCCACGTCCCGCAAACAGACGTTCGAAGAAATGACGGACTAACGGAACGCGGATCACGTCGGCGTCGAAATTCTGCCTCGCATCTTGGGTCGCCGATGTGGTCCAATTTCGGCGAGTGAGCTGACCTGGCCCTCTTCGAAGATCAGTCGCCAAAATCGCGGATCTGTACCGGTTCAGCCGCGTTTCCGACGTTCTCCTGGCAGATCTCGGTTTAGCGAACCGATCGCATCAGCCGATTTCCCTGCGTATTCTTTGCATGAACGAGACAAACTCGGGTTCAGGACCGTATGACTGTATTTTCAATCAGGCTCTTACTACCAGGAATAACTACAAAAATAATTATTGTTTCACGCGTAGTCAGTTCTCAACAGCCGTGATCGCTACCTCGAGCGTCCGACCAGTAAACACAAACTGTGGATGAATTCCGCGAGTGAGAAACACTTATTGTATACGCCGTTAATGGTCCCGGTATGCCATTGTGCAGCATGGCGAATGGTAGGTGGAGGCACAGTCAATCTCCGAGCCGTCGCCCGGTTCCGGGGGTGAGACGATGAGTGGTGAGCAAAAGGGGATGGTCGACGAGTTCCTCGAGGAGATTGATCCGACGGTCTTCCTGTTCGGCGCACTACTGACGGTCGGTGTCATCGTCGCGTTCTTCGTCGATCAACAGTTCGTCTCGAACGGAATCGCGGCGATCCAAAGCGAGATTCTCGCTTATCTGAACTGGGCATTGCTGGTTATCGTGTTCCTGATCGTCGTCTTCCTCCTGTTTCTGATCGTCGGTCCGTGGGGGAAGATCAAGATGGGCGACGAGGATCCGGAGTATAGCTTTCTCTCGTTCTTCGCGATGTTGTACTCAGCCGGGTTCGCAGCCGGTGTCGTGTTTTGGGGGCCGACCGAAGCACTGTTCTACTACGACTCGCCGTCGCCGTTGTTCGGCGTCGAGAGCGGGACTAGCGAGGCGATACCCATCGCGATCCAGCAGACGCTGTTCCACTGGGCGCTGCCTCAGCTGGCGGTGTTTACGATCATGGGGCTTGCGATCGCATACTTCGCGTATAATTACGAAAACGTACCGCTTCGAGTCTCCTCGGCGCTGACTCCGATCATCGGCGCCGAGAACCTCGATGGTCCGTTCGCGAAAGTGATCGACATCCTCGCGGTGTTCGCGACGATCGGCGGCGTGGCGACCTCGCTTGGCTTCATCGGGAGCCAGTTCATCGCCGGCCTCGACTATCAGTGGGGGATCGATCTGGGGAACGTCGGTATCCTCCTCGTGGTCACGACGATGACGCTTCTGTTTACGATATCGATGGTCCTCGGCGTCAACAGAGGGATCCGCCGGCTGTCGAACTTCAATATGATTCTGTTCGTCGTACTCATGCTCGCCACGTTCATTTTGGGACCGACGCTGTTCTTGCTCTTGCTCGGTTCCCAGGCAGTCGGTGGGATGATCGCCGACTTTACGTCCATGAGCCTCTACACCGGTGCCGGCACCGAAGGCGGTACGGGATGGGTCAACGCCTGGACCGTCTTCTACTGGGCGTGGGCGCTCTCGTGGTCCCCCTTCGCCGGACTGTTCATCGCCCGCATTTCCAAGGGTCGTACCGTCCGGGAAGTCGCGTTTACCGGTATCGTGGCGACCTCCGCAGCGACTATCCCGTGGTTTACGTT
This window harbors:
- a CDS encoding BCCT family transporter; its protein translation is MSGEQKGMVDEFLEEIDPTVFLFGALLTVGVIVAFFVDQQFVSNGIAAIQSEILAYLNWALLVIVFLIVVFLLFLIVGPWGKIKMGDEDPEYSFLSFFAMLYSAGFAAGVVFWGPTEALFYYDSPSPLFGVESGTSEAIPIAIQQTLFHWALPQLAVFTIMGLAIAYFAYNYENVPLRVSSALTPIIGAENLDGPFAKVIDILAVFATIGGVATSLGFIGSQFIAGLDYQWGIDLGNVGILLVVTTMTLLFTISMVLGVNRGIRRLSNFNMILFVVLMLATFILGPTLFLLLLGSQAVGGMIADFTSMSLYTGAGTEGGTGWVNAWTVFYWAWALSWSPFAGLFIARISKGRTVREVAFTGIVATSAATIPWFTFVGGTALQYHHTGVADFSPVIANFTPEISGFILFGAFPFGTVFMIAFMVLVTTFFITSADSSTLAVSMMTTGGKARPSTINRIFWGVVLGMTAAILMIIGGEGGTSALQDAVIITGAPFAFVCFLAMLSLIKDFGSNYGQVLLQDETVLVGSSTKTEAESPAGPGGPVESDDD